The following are from one region of the Paramagnetospirillum magnetotacticum MS-1 genome:
- a CDS encoding TIGR04372 family glycosyltransferase: MLRLGLRIACKFVALGLMAVLWLVEPFWRLRFTHLWCARFGPLAYSTHLWVAKRRLEGPERRTTRLFFGAQPANCQLFAMWKRVLPIVESRALSAFYHYCGTTLSSRRFFAPIPDEFDNHRAIHVQPVLSFNAEDEARGAGLLAEMGMSPADWWICFQARDPLYHETRGFGDSGAHRNCRVENYLAAAAWVTARGGWALRMGAAVERPLPANGDPHVIDYAARHRSDFGDIYLLGKCRFLLACGTGTESVPPLFGIPVAKANMMPLRPTPVGANGLYIPKLIREGEGGPVLSFSRCQALGGYSYTDPAALKLWQYPGNLERQGLHLQENGEDDILDLCRDMFDRLDGIAPDPEAARLQAHYKARFFSHVPDMALMPDIGGRFALKYRHLIEG; encoded by the coding sequence ATGCTTCGTCTGGGCCTGCGTATCGCCTGCAAATTTGTCGCCCTTGGCCTGATGGCGGTGCTCTGGCTGGTCGAGCCGTTCTGGCGACTGCGTTTTACCCATCTGTGGTGCGCCCGCTTCGGCCCACTGGCCTACAGCACCCATTTGTGGGTGGCAAAGCGCCGCCTCGAAGGACCGGAACGGCGCACCACCCGGCTGTTTTTCGGCGCCCAGCCAGCCAATTGCCAGCTTTTCGCCATGTGGAAGCGGGTGCTGCCCATCGTCGAGAGCCGGGCCTTGTCGGCCTTCTATCACTATTGCGGCACGACCTTAAGCAGTCGCCGTTTTTTCGCCCCGATTCCCGACGAGTTCGACAATCATCGGGCCATCCACGTCCAACCGGTACTATCCTTCAATGCCGAGGATGAAGCCCGCGGTGCCGGGCTGTTGGCCGAGATGGGCATGAGTCCGGCGGATTGGTGGATCTGCTTCCAGGCCCGCGATCCCCTCTATCACGAAACCCGCGGCTTCGGCGACAGCGGCGCCCACCGCAATTGCCGGGTCGAGAACTATCTGGCGGCGGCAGCCTGGGTGACCGCCCGCGGCGGCTGGGCGCTGCGCATGGGCGCGGCGGTCGAACGCCCTCTGCCAGCAAACGGTGATCCCCATGTCATCGATTACGCCGCTCGCCATCGCAGCGATTTCGGCGATATTTACCTGCTGGGAAAGTGCCGCTTCCTCCTTGCCTGCGGCACCGGCACCGAATCCGTGCCGCCGCTGTTCGGCATACCGGTGGCCAAGGCCAATATGATGCCGCTGCGCCCCACCCCGGTGGGCGCCAACGGGCTTTACATTCCCAAGCTGATCCGCGAAGGCGAGGGCGGGCCGGTGCTGAGCTTCAGCCGCTGCCAGGCCCTGGGAGGCTACAGCTATACCGACCCTGCCGCGCTGAAGCTGTGGCAATATCCCGGCAATCTCGAACGCCAGGGGCTGCACCTGCAAGAGAATGGCGAGGACGACATCCTCGATCTGTGCCGCGACATGTTCGACCGCCTCGACGGCATCGCCCCCGACCCCGAGGCCGCCCGGCTTCAAGCGCACTACAAGGCGCGCTTCTTCTCCCATGTTCCCGACATGGCCCTGATGCCCGATATCGGGGGCCGCTTCGCATTGAAATACCGTCACCTCATCGAAGGTTGA
- a CDS encoding aminotransferase class III-fold pyridoxal phosphate-dependent enzyme encodes MSHILRKFPNDPAKPRVVKAEGLYIHTEDGRKLLDMTAGTTTFGVLGYSHPEVLAAMQAQMGKFCHIDYNTWVDPNLEELAALLLSRAPRGLDKVYFPGNSGSEAMEAAMKLSYHVHHDSGKPGKTHYIARLQSFHGATLHGISISELPILAFYEPLLPDGRSKIAQHNPSLNRLPGESMEDYARRSAKELEDKILEIGPDKVGAFIGETMLGSLVGDVPPAPGYWKLIREVCDRYDVHLILDEIYCGLGRSGRIYCCDWDGIVPDFVCIGKNLAAGHAPLSAVVTNHRVEDIIAKGQGRIQHGHTHQGYSLGVAAALAVQRIVHTDAMLDHIQARGRQIVDTITTRLGGHPFFKEVRGRGLLQSFEYDCADKNGFGMTLAKRMLDEHATVINAKWHRVSFTPGYIITEAQLGRVLDDFVAVFESTASGWKTAG; translated from the coding sequence ATGTCCCACATCCTGCGCAAGTTCCCCAACGATCCGGCCAAGCCACGCGTCGTCAAGGCCGAGGGGCTTTACATCCACACAGAAGACGGCCGCAAGCTGCTGGACATGACGGCGGGCACCACCACCTTCGGCGTGTTGGGCTACAGCCACCCCGAAGTCCTGGCGGCCATGCAGGCGCAGATGGGGAAGTTCTGCCACATCGATTACAACACCTGGGTCGATCCCAATCTGGAAGAACTCGCGGCCCTGCTTCTGTCGCGGGCGCCCAGGGGCCTGGACAAGGTCTATTTTCCGGGCAATTCGGGCTCGGAGGCCATGGAAGCGGCCATGAAGCTCAGCTATCACGTCCATCACGATTCGGGCAAACCGGGCAAGACCCATTACATCGCCCGGCTGCAAAGCTTTCACGGCGCCACCCTGCACGGCATCTCCATCTCCGAACTTCCCATCCTGGCCTTCTACGAGCCTTTGCTGCCCGATGGCCGGTCCAAGATCGCCCAGCACAATCCGTCCCTCAACCGCCTGCCCGGCGAGTCCATGGAGGACTACGCCAGGCGCTCGGCCAAGGAACTGGAGGACAAGATCCTGGAAATCGGCCCCGACAAGGTCGGCGCTTTCATCGGCGAGACCATGCTGGGCTCCCTGGTGGGCGACGTGCCCCCGGCACCGGGTTATTGGAAACTGATCCGCGAGGTCTGCGACCGCTATGACGTCCATCTGATCCTGGACGAGATCTATTGCGGCTTGGGTCGCTCGGGGCGGATCTATTGCTGCGACTGGGATGGAATCGTCCCGGACTTCGTGTGCATCGGTAAGAATTTGGCCGCTGGCCATGCTCCTCTGTCGGCGGTGGTCACCAACCACCGGGTCGAGGACATCATCGCCAAGGGCCAGGGCCGCATCCAGCACGGCCACACCCACCAGGGCTATTCCCTTGGCGTCGCCGCCGCCCTGGCGGTGCAGAGGATCGTCCACACCGATGCCATGCTCGACCATATCCAGGCGCGTGGCCGCCAGATCGTCGATACCATCACCACCCGGCTGGGCGGCCATCCCTTCTTCAAGGAAGTGCGCGGCCGCGGTCTGCTGCAAAGCTTCGAATACGATTGCGCGGACAAGAACGGTTTCGGTATGACCCTGGCGAAGCGCATGCTGGACGAGCACGCCACCGTCATCAATGCCAAGTGGCACAGGGTTTCCTTCACCCCGGGCTATATCATCACCGAGGCCCAACTGGGCCGGGTCCTTGATGATTTCGTCGCGGTGTTCGAAAGTACCGCTTCGGGCTGGAAGACGGCGGGTTAA
- a CDS encoding NAD-dependent epimerase/dehydratase family protein, whose amino-acid sequence MNPSVALVTGAAGFLGSHTIEALLAQGHRVRGLDLPGARFEDSLGALLDHPGLSLDKRDLLDIPADDPIFAGVDVIYHCAGIADHVPSLQVPERYMQANVMAVVRVLEAARHHKVRKVINASSAAVYGIAAAPTAEDHPINPVNPYGLTKWMAEEACAHWSKVFGVATLSFRIFNCYGPRATASGPIGFFLKKAAAGEALTVTGDGTQERDFIHVSDVVAAFLAGAASEKSSAAYNLGSGRPETVNRLAELVGGAITYIPARPGEPKVILADTTRIRAELGWEPKVSLAAGIAALKTVG is encoded by the coding sequence GTGAATCCGTCCGTCGCTCTCGTTACCGGTGCCGCTGGCTTTCTCGGCAGCCACACTATCGAGGCCCTGTTGGCCCAAGGCCATCGGGTTCGGGGCCTCGATCTGCCCGGCGCCCGGTTTGAAGACAGCCTGGGCGCGCTGCTCGATCATCCCGGCCTGTCCCTGGATAAGCGCGACCTGCTCGACATTCCCGCCGACGATCCCATCTTCGCCGGGGTGGATGTCATCTATCACTGCGCTGGGATCGCCGACCATGTGCCCTCACTGCAGGTGCCCGAGCGCTACATGCAGGCCAATGTGATGGCGGTGGTCCGGGTGCTGGAGGCGGCCCGCCATCACAAGGTGCGCAAGGTGATCAACGCTTCGTCGGCGGCGGTCTATGGCATCGCGGCGGCTCCGACCGCCGAGGATCATCCCATCAATCCGGTCAATCCCTACGGCCTGACCAAGTGGATGGCCGAGGAGGCATGCGCCCACTGGTCCAAGGTGTTCGGCGTGGCGACCTTGAGCTTCCGTATCTTCAATTGCTATGGCCCGCGCGCCACCGCCAGTGGCCCCATCGGCTTCTTCCTGAAGAAGGCTGCCGCTGGCGAGGCGCTGACCGTGACCGGTGACGGCACCCAGGAGCGCGACTTCATTCATGTGAGCGACGTGGTCGCCGCCTTTCTGGCCGGGGCGGCGAGCGAGAAGAGCAGCGCCGCCTACAATCTCGGGTCGGGTCGGCCCGAGACCGTCAACCGCCTGGCCGAGCTGGTGGGGGGCGCCATCACCTATATTCCCGCCCGACCGGGCGAGCCCAAGGTCATTCTGGCCGACACCACCCGCATCCGGGCCGAACTCGGCTGGGAGCCCAAGGTCTCCCTGGCCGCGGGGATCGCCGCCCTGAAGACGGTGGGTTAA
- a CDS encoding GNAT family N-acetyltransferase has product MSVILETRNMILRPFDPSVDVAVFQRIYGDPVTMEHMNGAKSAEAARLSVERKAAKWASQGYGLWCVIDRASGAAIGHCGLDLLEPLGEVEVAYLIDRPFWGRGLATEAVRASIEWGFAQLGLDHIIAISEPENPASMAVMAKAGMRRANQVTVWGRPFIRWVITSKEEAQS; this is encoded by the coding sequence ATGTCCGTCATCCTTGAAACCCGGAATATGATCCTTCGTCCCTTCGACCCATCGGTCGATGTGGCGGTGTTCCAGCGCATCTATGGCGATCCAGTGACCATGGAACACATGAACGGCGCCAAATCCGCCGAGGCGGCACGGCTGTCGGTGGAGCGCAAGGCGGCCAAGTGGGCCAGCCAGGGCTACGGTCTGTGGTGTGTCATCGACCGGGCCAGCGGTGCGGCCATCGGCCATTGTGGTCTCGACCTGCTGGAACCTCTGGGCGAGGTGGAGGTGGCCTATCTCATCGACCGCCCGTTCTGGGGCCGGGGTCTGGCCACCGAGGCGGTTCGGGCCTCCATCGAATGGGGTTTCGCCCAACTCGGGCTTGATCATATCATCGCCATCTCCGAGCCCGAGAACCCCGCCTCCATGGCGGTTATGGCCAAGGCTGGCATGCGCCGCGCCAATCAGGTCACGGTCTGGGGCCGTCCATTCATCCGTTGGGTCATTACGTCGAAAGAGGAAGCGCAATCGTGA